The Eubacteriaceae bacterium Marseille-Q4139 genome has a window encoding:
- a CDS encoding aldo/keto reductase, giving the protein MRYRKLGNTGLLASEIGLGAEWLERHNAEEVKAVIDCCEENGINILDCWMAEPNVRTNIGAAIKGRRDKWIIEGHIGSTWQNGQYVRTRELIKVKEAFSDLLSRLGTDYIDLGMIHYVDKEEEFEKIYAGEFMEYVRELKKDGTIRHIGLSTHNPAVAKRAALSGEIEVLLFSVNPAFDLLPDNEDITKYFEESTYADASGGISPEREELYRICEQRGVAINVMKGYAGGRLFDEKRSPFGVALTPVQCLHYALTRPAVASVMAGCDTPEHVMAAVAYETASEEEKDYASVLAGAPHHAFSGQCTYCGHCAPCPAGIDIAMANKLYDLAVMQEEVPESVAAHYHALSATAEDCIACGGCETRCPFSVPVVERMNKMKELFRK; this is encoded by the coding sequence ATGCGGTACAGAAAATTAGGGAACACGGGCCTTCTGGCGAGCGAGATCGGCCTCGGCGCCGAGTGGCTGGAGCGCCATAATGCGGAGGAAGTGAAGGCCGTCATCGACTGCTGCGAGGAAAACGGCATCAACATTTTGGACTGCTGGATGGCGGAGCCAAACGTCCGCACCAACATCGGCGCGGCCATCAAAGGCCGGCGTGACAAATGGATCATTGAGGGGCACATCGGCTCCACCTGGCAGAACGGCCAGTACGTCCGTACCAGGGAGCTTATAAAGGTAAAGGAGGCCTTTTCGGATCTGCTTTCCCGCCTGGGAACGGATTACATTGACCTGGGAATGATCCACTACGTCGACAAGGAAGAAGAGTTTGAGAAGATTTACGCCGGCGAGTTCATGGAGTATGTGAGAGAGCTTAAAAAGGACGGAACCATCCGCCATATCGGCCTCAGCACCCACAATCCGGCTGTGGCGAAGCGGGCGGCCCTTAGCGGTGAGATTGAAGTCCTTTTGTTCAGCGTCAACCCGGCCTTTGACCTTCTGCCGGACAACGAGGACATCACAAAATATTTCGAGGAATCCACCTACGCGGACGCTTCCGGCGGGATTTCACCGGAGAGAGAGGAGCTTTACCGTATCTGTGAGCAGAGGGGCGTTGCCATCAACGTCATGAAGGGATATGCCGGCGGCCGCCTGTTCGATGAAAAACGGTCGCCCTTCGGCGTGGCATTAACGCCGGTGCAGTGCCTCCACTATGCCCTCACAAGGCCGGCTGTGGCAAGCGTGATGGCTGGCTGCGATACGCCGGAACATGTCATGGCGGCCGTGGCTTACGAGACGGCATCCGAAGAGGAGAAGGACTACGCCAGCGTCCTGGCCGGCGCGCCGCACCATGCGTTCTCCGGCCAGTGTACCTACTGCGGCCACTGTGCGCCGTGCCCGGCCGGCATCGATATTGCCATGGCAAACAAGCTCTATGACCTGGCTGTGATGCAGGAGGAAGTGCCGGAATCGGTGGCGGCCCACTACCATGCGCTTTCTGCCACGGCCGAAGACTGCATCGCCTGCGGCGGCTGCGAGACGAGATGTCCGTTCTCTGTGCCGGTCGTTGAGAGAATGAATAAAATGAAAGAATTATTCCGGAAATAA
- a CDS encoding sodium:proton antiporter: MPELFAMLAFILILMVCLGSGGSILLALAAGYAVFCLYGVYKGHALKDVVKMSFSGVRTVQKILFIFLLIGMLTGLWRACGTIPVIVCYASDFVLPSAFLLIAFLLNCAVSVLTGTAFGTAATMGVICMAMASAMGVSPFFCGGAIVSGIFFGDRCSPVSTSALLVSELTKTDIYENIRQMIKTSVLPFLLSCAVYAVLGMFFGGKGENMDVRAMFSGSFLLHWSLILPAAVILALSAFRLPVRTTMAVSAALAFVLGLFVQKTPAAELLSAMIFGYRAKDPALSSMMDGGGLSSMVSVALIVCLSSSYSGIFEGTGLLTSMKKYISGLGERLTPFGGIMAVSAATSMVSCNQTLAAILTHQLCREMEPDREKMAIDLENSVIVMSPLVPWSIAGAVPLATVGAPLSSLAAAFYLYFLPIWTFGAEYLKKKKMRPKS; the protein is encoded by the coding sequence ATGCCGGAGCTGTTTGCCATGCTTGCATTTATTCTCATCCTGATGGTCTGCCTTGGATCCGGCGGCTCTATTCTGCTCGCTTTGGCTGCCGGATACGCGGTATTCTGCCTGTATGGGGTTTATAAGGGGCATGCCTTGAAGGACGTGGTGAAAATGTCGTTTTCCGGTGTCCGCACGGTGCAGAAGATCCTTTTTATTTTTCTTCTGATCGGCATGCTGACGGGGCTCTGGCGTGCCTGCGGCACGATCCCTGTCATCGTCTGCTATGCGTCTGATTTTGTCCTGCCGTCGGCCTTCCTTCTGATCGCCTTTTTATTAAACTGCGCGGTTTCTGTCCTCACGGGGACGGCCTTTGGGACGGCGGCCACCATGGGCGTCATCTGCATGGCCATGGCGTCGGCCATGGGAGTCAGCCCGTTTTTCTGCGGCGGCGCCATCGTATCGGGGATTTTCTTCGGCGACCGCTGCTCGCCGGTGTCCACCAGCGCCCTTTTAGTCAGCGAGCTGACAAAGACGGATATTTATGAAAACATCCGGCAGATGATAAAAACCTCGGTGCTTCCGTTTCTTCTGTCCTGTGCCGTTTACGCTGTTTTGGGAATGTTTTTCGGCGGAAAAGGAGAGAATATGGACGTGAGAGCCATGTTTTCCGGAAGTTTTCTGCTTCATTGGAGCTTAATCCTGCCGGCGGCCGTGATTTTAGCGCTTTCTGCTTTCCGGCTCCCGGTTCGGACTACCATGGCAGTCAGCGCCGCGCTGGCGTTTGTCCTGGGGCTTTTCGTTCAGAAAACGCCGGCGGCGGAGCTGCTTTCCGCCATGATTTTCGGCTACCGGGCGAAAGACCCGGCGCTTTCTTCCATGATGGATGGCGGCGGCCTTTCTTCGATGGTGAGCGTGGCGCTTATCGTCTGCCTTTCATCGTCCTATTCCGGGATTTTTGAAGGCACCGGGCTTTTAACCAGCATGAAAAAATATATTTCCGGACTCGGGGAGCGGCTTACGCCCTTCGGCGGGATTATGGCCGTGTCGGCGGCCACGTCCATGGTTTCCTGCAACCAGACGCTGGCGGCGATTTTGACCCACCAGCTTTGCCGGGAGATGGAGCCGGACAGGGAAAAGATGGCCATCGACCTGGAAAATTCGGTGATCGTGATGTCGCCGCTTGTTCCCTGGTCCATCGCAGGCGCCGTTCCCCTGGCGACAGTCGGCGCGCCCCTTTCCAGCCTGGCTGCGGCGTTTTATCTTTATTTTCTGCCCATCTGGACCTTTGGAGCGGAATATCTGAAAAAGAAAAAAATGCGTCCGAAGTCTTGA
- a CDS encoding MarR family transcriptional regulator: MDRTKRQITKIAREASTFLLQESRAEGVGSAEYDFLHLVRHNPGITQAEIRKQLNIDKGAAARRTANLIAKGYLRQEKNPKDGRSRLLFATEKAERLKNSKAGLEAGFYEWLLLDLEEGERDAFCRILDGLYERSKKESRAGFPNLRAFMAEKGGEA; the protein is encoded by the coding sequence ATGGACAGGACAAAGCGCCAGATCACAAAAATTGCAAGGGAAGCCAGCACATTCCTGCTTCAGGAGTCGCGGGCGGAGGGCGTCGGCTCTGCGGAGTACGACTTTCTCCACCTTGTGCGGCACAATCCTGGCATCACGCAGGCGGAAATCCGAAAGCAGTTAAACATCGACAAAGGCGCGGCCGCCAGGCGGACGGCCAATCTGATCGCCAAGGGCTATCTCCGCCAGGAAAAGAACCCGAAAGACGGCCGCAGCCGCCTCCTTTTTGCCACGGAGAAAGCCGAGCGTTTAAAGAATTCCAAGGCTGGCCTGGAGGCCGGCTTTTATGAGTGGCTGCTTTTGGATTTGGAGGAAGGAGAGCGGGATGCGTTCTGCCGGATATTAGACGGCCTTTATGAGCGGTCAAAAAAGGAGAGCCGGGCCGGTTTCCCAAACCTTCGGGCGTTTATGGCAGAGAAGGGCGGTGAGGCGTAA
- a CDS encoding EamA family transporter translates to MWIPCAFGSAFFAGLTSILAKCGIRKTDSTVATAIRTIIVLIFSWVMVFVVGSFDGISSLSGETWLFLFLSGLSTGASWLCYFRALQLGDINKVVPIDKSSTVLTMVFAVLFLHEPFGAVKFLSMAAIAAGTLLMISPKKTENAAAKAGGSSWLLFAVLSAVFAAMTSILGKAGMAGVESNLGTAIRTLVVLVMAWVMVFLQKKQKEAFSVPGRELFFICLSGLATGASWLLYYSALKEGPASAVAPIDKLSILVTILFSRIVFKERLTKKAAAGLFLLVAGTLAALL, encoded by the coding sequence ATGTGGATTCCCTGTGCCTTCGGTTCGGCGTTTTTTGCCGGCCTCACGTCGATTCTTGCAAAGTGCGGAATCAGGAAGACGGATTCCACGGTCGCCACGGCCATCCGGACAATCATCGTCCTGATCTTTTCCTGGGTCATGGTGTTTGTGGTTGGCTCCTTTGACGGGATTTCGTCCCTGTCCGGGGAGACATGGTTGTTTCTGTTCCTTTCAGGACTCAGTACCGGAGCCTCCTGGCTCTGCTATTTCCGTGCGCTCCAGCTTGGGGACATCAATAAAGTTGTCCCCATCGACAAGAGCAGCACGGTTCTTACGATGGTATTTGCCGTTTTGTTCCTCCATGAGCCCTTCGGCGCCGTGAAATTTTTATCCATGGCAGCCATTGCGGCGGGAACGCTTCTTATGATTTCCCCGAAAAAAACGGAGAACGCGGCGGCGAAGGCGGGCGGCAGCTCCTGGCTCCTTTTTGCCGTCCTCTCGGCTGTTTTTGCGGCCATGACCTCGATTCTTGGAAAGGCCGGAATGGCCGGTGTGGAGTCGAACCTGGGCACGGCCATCCGGACGCTCGTCGTCCTTGTCATGGCCTGGGTCATGGTATTTCTCCAGAAGAAACAGAAGGAGGCCTTTTCCGTGCCGGGAAGGGAGCTTTTCTTTATCTGTCTTTCCGGCCTGGCGACGGGAGCGTCCTGGCTCCTTTATTACAGTGCCTTAAAGGAAGGGCCGGCCAGTGCCGTGGCGCCCATTGACAAGTTAAGCATCCTGGTGACAATCCTGTTTTCGCGGATCGTCTTTAAAGAGCGGCTGACGAAAAAGGCGGCGGCCGGCCTGTTCCTTCTCGTGGCAGGCACACTTGCGGCGCTTCTTTAA
- a CDS encoding ABC transporter permease encodes MKPNETLAQQEFLAARKRRRKLISLLRVLVLFAFLALWELSARLGLINDFIFSSPSRVILCFSSMILDGSIIFHTGITLWETLLSFFFVTAFGILGGLLLWSAKGLSEVLDPYLVMLNSLPKSALAPILIVWLGTGTRTIVIAAVSVAVFGSVLTLHNGFQSVDPDQVRLIYSLGGTRRDVLIKVLLPGSVPLIVNNMKVNIGLCLVGVIIGEFLAANQGLGYLIIYGSQVFKLDMVMMSIVILCIVSAVLYKAVAWLEKKTGRMSAKTP; translated from the coding sequence ATGAAACCAAACGAAACCCTGGCACAGCAGGAATTTCTGGCGGCCAGGAAGCGCAGGAGAAAACTCATCTCACTCCTTCGCGTCCTCGTCCTTTTCGCCTTCCTGGCGCTCTGGGAGCTTTCAGCCCGCCTTGGCCTCATCAACGACTTTATTTTCAGCTCCCCGTCCCGGGTCATCCTCTGCTTTTCTTCCATGATCCTGGACGGCAGCATTATTTTCCACACCGGCATCACGCTTTGGGAAACGCTCTTAAGCTTTTTCTTCGTGACGGCCTTCGGAATCCTGGGCGGCCTGCTCTTATGGTCGGCCAAAGGCCTTTCCGAGGTTCTCGACCCGTATCTCGTCATGTTAAACAGCCTGCCGAAGTCAGCCCTGGCGCCGATCCTCATCGTCTGGCTGGGAACCGGCACCCGCACCATCGTCATCGCCGCCGTCTCCGTGGCCGTCTTCGGCTCGGTGCTGACGCTCCATAACGGCTTTCAGTCCGTGGATCCCGACCAGGTAAGGCTCATCTATTCCCTGGGAGGAACCAGGCGGGACGTGCTCATAAAGGTTTTGCTGCCCGGCTCCGTCCCCCTCATCGTCAACAACATGAAGGTCAACATCGGCCTCTGCCTTGTCGGCGTCATCATCGGCGAATTCCTGGCGGCAAACCAGGGGCTCGGCTACCTGATTATCTATGGGAGCCAGGTATTCAAGCTGGACATGGTGATGATGAGCATCGTCATCCTCTGCATCGTCTCGGCCGTCCTCTATAAAGCCGTGGCATGGCTGGAAAAGAAAACCGGCCGCATGTCCGCCAAAACGCCTTAA
- a CDS encoding ABC transporter ATP-binding protein: MIPKLEVKGLGYSYHTEEGETRALSDISFSVGAGEFIAVVGPSGCGKSTLLSLLCGLIEPEEGTILFDGKPVTRGLSGIGYMLQKDHLFEWRTIGSNAALGLEIQHKLDESHKKKVSDLLTAYGLKSFEDARPSELSGGMRQRAALIRTLALEPDLLLLDEPFSALDYQTRLAVCDDISTIIKKRKNTAILVTHDLSEAVSAADRILILSKRPGRIKAILPVTFSDPGLSPLGRRNSPEFSSYFNEVWRILQE; encoded by the coding sequence ATGATTCCCAAGCTGGAAGTAAAAGGCCTTGGCTACTCCTACCATACCGAGGAGGGAGAAACCCGGGCCCTTTCCGATATATCCTTTTCTGTCGGTGCCGGAGAATTCATCGCCGTTGTGGGGCCCTCCGGCTGCGGGAAATCCACGCTTCTTTCCCTGCTCTGCGGCCTCATCGAGCCGGAGGAAGGCACGATCCTTTTCGACGGAAAGCCGGTCACAAGAGGGCTTTCCGGCATCGGCTACATGCTCCAGAAAGACCACCTGTTTGAATGGCGCACCATCGGCTCCAACGCCGCGTTGGGGCTGGAAATCCAGCATAAGCTGGATGAAAGCCATAAAAAGAAGGTTTCTGATCTCCTGACGGCCTACGGCCTCAAAAGCTTCGAGGACGCCCGGCCGTCAGAGCTCTCCGGCGGCATGCGCCAGCGGGCGGCCTTAATCCGCACCCTGGCTCTGGAACCGGACCTTCTCCTCCTCGACGAGCCATTCTCCGCCCTGGATTACCAGACGCGGCTCGCCGTCTGCGACGACATAAGCACGATCATCAAAAAAAGGAAAAACACGGCCATTCTCGTCACCCACGACCTTTCCGAGGCCGTCAGTGCCGCCGACCGCATCCTGATCCTCTCGAAGCGGCCGGGACGCATAAAGGCCATCCTTCCGGTCACGTTCTCCGATCCCGGCTTAAGCCCCTTAGGCCGCCGGAACTCACCGGAATTTTCTTCCTATTTCAATGAAGTCTGGAGGATCCTGCAGGAATAG
- a CDS encoding carbon-nitrogen hydrolase family protein, which translates to MTEKYKIALVQMDTQNDKGKNMETALRYADEAAKEGALLVCFPEVMNLIGRNVGEGGGREPVPGYSTELLMEKAKEKGIFIHGGSITEEIPGERRAYNTSVLIGPDGRILSECRKLHTFDITLADGKAFRESDRVCPGESMETVTTELGVFGMSICYDVRFPELYRLLALKGAQVIFVPASFTKETGEAHLEALLRARAIENGCYLISAAQTGTKPAYTAYGNSMVIDPWGRVTARAGTEPGILYGEIDLTYEEEVRRQMPSLKNRRSDLYDVITK; encoded by the coding sequence ATGACAGAAAAATACAAGATTGCGCTGGTTCAGATGGACACGCAGAATGACAAGGGAAAGAATATGGAGACGGCCCTTCGGTACGCCGATGAGGCGGCGAAAGAAGGCGCTCTCCTCGTCTGCTTCCCGGAGGTCATGAACCTGATCGGAAGAAACGTGGGAGAGGGCGGCGGCCGTGAGCCGGTGCCGGGCTATTCCACGGAGCTTCTGATGGAAAAGGCAAAGGAAAAGGGGATTTTCATCCATGGAGGCAGCATCACCGAGGAGATTCCGGGCGAAAGGCGCGCCTATAATACCAGCGTCCTCATCGGCCCTGACGGCAGAATCCTTTCGGAATGCCGGAAGCTTCATACCTTCGATATTACGCTGGCAGACGGGAAGGCCTTCCGGGAGTCCGATAGGGTCTGCCCGGGAGAATCCATGGAAACAGTCACGACGGAGCTTGGCGTTTTCGGCATGTCCATCTGCTACGATGTGCGGTTTCCGGAGCTTTACCGTCTTCTGGCCTTAAAAGGAGCGCAGGTCATCTTTGTCCCGGCCAGCTTTACGAAGGAGACGGGCGAGGCCCATTTAGAGGCGCTCCTTCGTGCCCGCGCCATTGAAAACGGATGCTATCTGATATCGGCGGCCCAGACCGGGACAAAGCCGGCTTATACGGCTTACGGAAACAGCATGGTGATTGACCCCTGGGGCCGCGTGACGGCCAGAGCCGGCACGGAGCCTGGAATCCTCTATGGAGAAATTGACTTGACATATGAAGAAGAAGTCCGCAGGCAGATGCCGTCTTTAAAGAACCGGCGGTCAGACCTTTATGATGTGATTACAAAATAA
- a CDS encoding HlyD family efflux transporter periplasmic adaptor subunit — protein sequence MNDERIHPEDVDKELELLMNTAGEKPKKKKAGKKRRRILIGAAVLLVLGFAAMNALGGKAQPSIVPTVNPVKKDIKSKLSISGPVSGTDSVDVVSNLHAEVLEIPVKEGDRVEEDQVLAILDESNIKKEVEIAKNDYDLAVTTYNEKMKEARQGYEKAVQDYQTAKANYDRTKVLFDGGSMSQVELESAANSMNDARRTMESYTLVNGQPAADDSYRLQIEKARFDYEKKLEELDDAKIKSPIAGTVVRVNTKVGRFADKMENEEPLFVIENLDVLELEIKVSEYSIGKVAVGQTAEISADILNGETVQGEVISISPTGEEKGGGSSERVIPTKIRILEDNTRLIAGITAKAQIILEEAKDALSVPVSAILSVGEETYVQAVNGGMIHWIPITVGVEGDVECEIIPAEGEVLDETTLIVSAPNAAYTEGMAVMTAGGQ from the coding sequence ATGAATGACGAGAGAATCCATCCGGAGGATGTGGATAAAGAGCTGGAGCTTTTGATGAATACGGCCGGGGAAAAACCAAAAAAGAAAAAGGCAGGGAAGAAGCGCAGGCGGATCCTGATCGGCGCAGCCGTACTCCTTGTCCTTGGTTTTGCCGCCATGAATGCCCTCGGCGGGAAAGCGCAGCCATCCATCGTCCCAACCGTAAACCCGGTCAAAAAGGACATTAAAAGCAAGCTTTCCATCAGCGGCCCTGTTTCGGGAACCGACAGCGTGGACGTGGTGTCGAATCTCCACGCCGAGGTGCTGGAAATCCCGGTGAAAGAGGGCGACCGGGTGGAGGAAGACCAGGTTCTTGCGATTCTGGATGAATCGAACATCAAGAAAGAAGTGGAAATCGCAAAGAACGACTATGACCTGGCCGTGACTACATACAATGAAAAAATGAAGGAGGCGCGCCAGGGCTATGAAAAGGCTGTCCAGGACTACCAGACGGCCAAGGCCAATTATGACAGGACGAAGGTTCTGTTTGACGGCGGCAGCATGTCCCAGGTGGAACTGGAGTCGGCGGCCAATTCCATGAACGACGCAAGGCGGACCATGGAGTCCTACACCCTTGTGAACGGCCAGCCGGCGGCAGACGATTCCTACCGGCTCCAGATCGAGAAGGCGCGTTTCGATTATGAGAAGAAGCTGGAAGAGCTGGACGATGCAAAAATCAAGAGCCCCATTGCCGGTACCGTCGTCCGGGTAAACACGAAGGTGGGCCGGTTTGCCGATAAAATGGAAAACGAGGAACCGCTGTTTGTCATTGAAAATCTGGACGTGCTGGAGCTGGAAATCAAGGTCAGCGAGTATTCCATCGGAAAGGTGGCCGTGGGACAGACGGCGGAGATCAGCGCCGATATTTTAAACGGTGAGACGGTACAGGGTGAAGTAATCTCCATTTCCCCGACCGGCGAGGAAAAGGGCGGCGGTTCCAGTGAACGGGTCATCCCCACGAAAATCCGGATCCTGGAAGACAATACGCGCCTGATCGCAGGGATCACGGCCAAGGCCCAGATTATTCTGGAAGAAGCAAAGGATGCCTTAAGCGTCCCGGTATCCGCCATTTTAAGCGTGGGCGAGGAGACTTATGTCCAGGCGGTAAACGGCGGAATGATCCACTGGATTCCCATTACCGTCGGCGTCGAGGGCGATGTGGAGTGCGAAATTATCCCGGCCGAGGGTGAGGTGCTGGACGAGACTACTTTGATTGTATCGGCGCCCAATGCAGCATACACCGAGGGTATGGCCGTCATGACGGCCGGCGGTCAGTAA
- a CDS encoding ABC transporter ATP-binding protein: protein MFGRNRLSPYVTENLHEDLIRLENLVKIYDTGAIRVLGLKKISLTIKRGEFVAIMGHSGSGKSTLMNILGCLDRPTLGKYYLDGIDTAELSSDELSAVRNLKIGFVFQSFNLISRTTALKNVELPMTYARLSKKKRTERAMELLDCVGLKARAFHMPNELSGGQRQRVAIARALANEPPLILADEPTGNLDTAASIEIMEIFSELHKAGATVVVVTHEENIAAFTDRIIRFSDGQIIEDAKNPNPTKGSGTIHTKGLYSNKKTGKGAAGC from the coding sequence ATGTTTGGAAGAAACAGGCTTTCTCCCTATGTGACGGAGAACCTTCACGAAGACCTGATCCGGCTGGAAAACCTCGTGAAGATTTACGACACCGGGGCGATTCGTGTCCTTGGTTTAAAAAAAATCAGCCTCACGATTAAACGCGGTGAATTTGTGGCGATCATGGGACACTCCGGCTCAGGAAAATCGACGCTCATGAATATTTTGGGGTGCCTCGACCGGCCGACGCTTGGAAAATACTATCTGGATGGCATTGACACGGCCGAGCTTTCCTCTGATGAGCTTTCGGCTGTCAGGAATTTAAAGATCGGTTTCGTGTTCCAGTCGTTTAATCTGATTTCCAGGACGACAGCTTTAAAAAATGTGGAGCTTCCGATGACGTATGCGAGGCTGTCCAAGAAAAAACGGACGGAGCGTGCCATGGAGCTTTTGGACTGCGTCGGCCTGAAAGCCAGGGCATTCCATATGCCGAATGAGCTTTCCGGAGGCCAGCGCCAGAGGGTTGCCATCGCCAGGGCTCTCGCCAACGAGCCGCCCCTGATCCTCGCCGATGAGCCCACGGGAAACCTGGACACGGCCGCTTCCATTGAGATCATGGAGATTTTTTCCGAGCTTCACAAGGCGGGCGCCACGGTTGTGGTCGTCACCCATGAGGAGAATATCGCGGCCTTCACAGACCGGATCATCCGCTTTTCCGATGGACAGATCATCGAGGATGCGAAAAACCCCAACCCGACGAAGGGCAGCGGCACGATCCACACCAAGGGGCTTTACAGCAATAAGAAAACGGGAAAGGGGGCCGCAGGATGCTAA
- a CDS encoding ABC transporter permease, translating to MLIENMFMAFHAIKANKMRAFLTMLGIIIGIGSVISIVSIGDTMRGMFSDLYKDVGITQAYVAIGYWIDDVRTSDYFTLDDLDQIEEAFGDEIAYMDSSASVSTDVQAGRMKMKFNFQGIDYTYQNVQPVEILYGRYLNEGDILGRRKNIVIEDKSAKNLFGVENAVGMTFRTTIYGDTDEYTVVGVYHKEMSPFQALLMGSNDSTGSAFLPYTLLTWPNDNFYQCHLFAADGTDMTDFMNRLTAFIAKIKNRNPEDFYTVTAVAEMGSVDQVMGALSAAVGGIAAISLLVGGIGIMNIMLVSVTERTREIGIRKALGARTRDVMIQFLTESAILSACGGIIGVALAVSIVMAGGAALQMKVIVRPSVILMAVSFSAIVGIFFGIYPASKAAKADPIDALRYE from the coding sequence ATGCTAATTGAAAATATGTTCATGGCGTTTCATGCCATCAAGGCCAATAAAATGCGGGCTTTCCTGACGATGCTCGGAATCATCATCGGCATCGGCTCCGTGATTTCCATCGTCTCCATCGGTGATACCATGCGCGGGATGTTCTCTGACCTTTATAAGGACGTGGGCATCACCCAGGCGTATGTGGCCATCGGGTACTGGATCGACGATGTGAGAACCAGCGATTATTTTACCCTGGATGATTTGGATCAGATTGAGGAGGCGTTCGGCGACGAGATCGCCTATATGGACAGCAGCGCTTCGGTTTCTACGGACGTCCAGGCAGGGCGGATGAAAATGAAGTTCAATTTCCAGGGAATCGACTACACCTACCAGAATGTCCAGCCTGTTGAGATTCTGTATGGGCGGTATTTAAACGAGGGCGATATCCTGGGACGCAGGAAAAATATCGTCATTGAGGATAAGAGTGCAAAGAACCTGTTCGGCGTGGAAAATGCCGTGGGAATGACCTTCCGGACAACCATTTACGGAGACACGGACGAGTACACGGTGGTCGGCGTTTACCATAAGGAAATGAGCCCGTTCCAGGCTCTGCTCATGGGGAGCAATGACAGCACCGGTTCGGCGTTTCTCCCCTACACGCTTTTAACGTGGCCCAACGACAATTTTTACCAGTGCCACCTGTTTGCGGCCGACGGGACGGACATGACAGACTTCATGAACCGGCTCACGGCATTTATCGCAAAGATTAAAAACAGGAATCCGGAGGACTTTTACACGGTGACGGCGGTTGCTGAAATGGGAAGCGTGGATCAGGTCATGGGTGCCCTGTCTGCGGCCGTTGGCGGGATTGCGGCCATCTCCCTTCTTGTGGGCGGCATCGGCATCATGAACATCATGCTGGTGTCCGTGACCGAGCGAACCAGGGAAATCGGCATCCGAAAGGCCCTTGGCGCGCGGACGCGGGATGTGATGATCCAGTTTTTGACGGAATCGGCCATCCTTTCGGCCTGCGGAGGCATCATCGGCGTGGCGTTGGCCGTATCCATCGTCATGGCAGGCGGTGCGGCGCTTCAGATGAAGGTCATTGTACGGCCGTCGGTGATTCTTATGGCTGTTTCGTTTTCGGCCATCGTGGGAATTTTCTTCGGGATTTATCCGGCATCGAAGGCGGCAAAGGCAGATCCGATTGATGCGCTGCGGTACGAATAG
- a CDS encoding winged helix-turn-helix transcriptional regulator, which yields MGKRIDNTSCHCLKMRRSAENVIAFYDRFLVPSGVTARQYSLLYAVSGHQGCNVRELAEVMLLDRSTLARSLKPLIQAGYIRDGRKEGARDSVLELTEQGTAVLQEAAALWTAAQRQFESRLGQERLKALEELLELLQEL from the coding sequence ATGGGCAAGAGAATTGACAATACGTCCTGCCACTGTCTGAAAATGAGAAGAAGCGCAGAAAATGTCATAGCGTTCTATGACCGCTTCCTTGTGCCTTCCGGTGTGACTGCGAGGCAGTATTCCCTGCTGTATGCGGTTTCTGGGCATCAGGGCTGCAATGTCCGCGAGCTGGCGGAAGTTATGCTTTTGGACCGCTCGACCCTTGCAAGGAGCTTAAAGCCCCTGATCCAGGCCGGATATATCCGGGACGGCAGGAAAGAGGGGGCCAGGGACAGTGTCCTGGAGCTGACCGAACAGGGAACGGCTGTTTTGCAGGAAGCGGCCGCCCTTTGGACGGCCGCCCAGCGCCAGTTTGAGTCCAGGTTAGGGCAGGAACGGTTAAAGGCGCTCGAGGAGCTTCTGGAACTTCTTCAGGAGCTGTGA
- a CDS encoding flavodoxin domain-containing protein: MKMMVLYHSKTGNTEKMAKVIAEGMERVDGVAAKVCPIEEVDEEWAAESRCIVLGSPIYVSSVCAAVKDWLDGPCKKCQLAGKLGGAFATEDYVHGGGDLGIRLILDHMMVYGMMTYSGGGAYGKPVIHLGPVAVSSRLDESVETFLTYGERMAIKAVELFGGQGN, encoded by the coding sequence ATGAAAATGATGGTACTGTACCACTCAAAGACAGGCAACACGGAGAAGATGGCAAAGGTCATCGCAGAGGGAATGGAACGTGTCGACGGAGTCGCGGCGAAGGTCTGCCCCATTGAGGAGGTCGATGAGGAATGGGCAGCAGAGAGCAGATGTATCGTCCTGGGCTCTCCGATTTACGTCTCAAGCGTCTGCGCCGCAGTCAAGGACTGGCTGGACGGCCCCTGCAAAAAATGCCAGCTTGCCGGAAAGCTCGGCGGGGCCTTTGCGACAGAGGATTATGTACACGGCGGCGGCGACCTGGGAATCCGCCTGATTCTCGATCATATGATGGTGTACGGCATGATGACGTATTCCGGCGGCGGCGCTTACGGAAAGCCAGTGATCCATCTGGGGCCGGTGGCCGTGAGCAGCCGTTTGGATGAGAGCGTGGAGACCTTTTTAACATACGGGGAGCGGATGGCCATAAAGGCAGTGGAGCTCTTTGGTGGACAGGGGAATTGA